The Paenibacillus sp. FSL R7-0345 DNA segment ACATTGGCGTCACTACCGCCGCCGGACGGGAACAGACGGGTTGTCAGGCCCAGTGAAGTGATGGCACGATCCGCCAGCTTCACTACCGTATCATTCTCATTAAAGCTGAATGCCGGATAAATAATCTCACTGCGGAACTCGCATTCCGCACCGTATTCGCGGACGGTCGTTTCGAGTGCTTCGCGCATCGAAGCAATCTGGAGCTCCACCTTCTCCTGCACAATGCTGCGTGCTTCCGCATCCAGCTGCACATGGTCACAGACCACATTGGTCGGGCCGCCGCCGGCAAATTTGCCGATATTCGCGGTCGTTTCGCTGTCGATCCGGCCCAGCTTCATCGCGGAAATCGCCTTGCTGGCAACCTGAATCGCACTGATCCCGTCTTCTGGGTTAACGCCGGCATGGGCCGATTTACCCTTAATCTGCATTGTAATTCTAGCCTGTGTCGGTGCAGCTACTGCAATGGAGCCGACCTCACCGTTGGAATCCAGAGCAAAGCCCATATCAGCATCCAGATGGCTCGCATCCATTGCCCGTGCGCCAAGCAGCCCGGATTCTTCACCTGCGGTGATGACGAATTGAATCTGACCGTGCGGAAGGTTCTGCTCCTGAATGACACGGATCGCTTCGAACAGAGCCGCAAGGCCTGCCTTATCATCTGAGCCGAGAATCGTTGTGCCGTCGCTGGTAATCCAGCCGTCTTCGCCGAGCGAAGGCTTAATGTTTTTGCCTGGGACAACAGTATCCATATGGCAGGTGAACAGCAGCTTAGGTGCAGCAGCACCGCTCTCTGCCGCCCAGGTCACGAACAGATTACCCGCTCCGTGTCCGGTACGCTCCATGGAATCGTCCTCGATGGCAGTCAGGCCAAGGGCGCTGAATTTTTCTTTTAACACATCGGCAATCTGCCGCTCATTTCCGGTTTCGCTGTCCACCTGGACAAGCTCCATGAACTCTTGAATCAATCGGTCTCGTACTATCAC contains these protein-coding regions:
- a CDS encoding M20/M25/M40 family metallo-hydrolase — encoded protein: MIVRDRLIQEFMELVQVDSETGNERQIADVLKEKFSALGLTAIEDDSMERTGHGAGNLFVTWAAESGAAAPKLLFTCHMDTVVPGKNIKPSLGEDGWITSDGTTILGSDDKAGLAALFEAIRVIQEQNLPHGQIQFVITAGEESGLLGARAMDASHLDADMGFALDSNGEVGSIAVAAPTQARITMQIKGKSAHAGVNPEDGISAIQVASKAISAMKLGRIDSETTANIGKFAGGGPTNVVCDHVQLDAEARSIVQEKVELQIASMREALETTVREYGAECEFRSEIIYPAFSFNENDTVVKLADRAITSLGLTTRLFPSGGGSDANVFNGLKVPTVNLAIGYEHIHTTKERIKADDLVKAAELVVAIVKESVKP